In Phaseolus vulgaris cultivar G19833 chromosome 7, P. vulgaris v2.0, whole genome shotgun sequence, the genomic stretch TCTTAATAGGAATCTGAATATCTTGCAACCAATCTCATTTCCTTTCCTCCATAGCAATTATGTTTATCTTTTGCtgaaattatattaaaacacAAGTATACTctctctaattttaaaattagcaTTCAACTcctttattcttttaaaaaaattcatcaaaaagataaaatatcaaaattaaaggatttaaaaaaaataacttggCATGATAAAATAAGGGAGAAAATGTTACTattaaaacataaacattatttattaaaaaattgaaaaaaggtttatatttcttttaaaaaaagagtgtgaatgttattttaataaaatataagaggGAAGAATGTTTATTTTAACCATTCTTTTGAagttataagaataaaatagcaACATGTTTAAACTACACCTACCGTTGTTCTAGTCAAAGTATTCATAGAAGAAGGAATCATAGTTTACTAGTTCAACTATGATTGAATCaataattgtaaaatatttatttaatattatatattatttaataaaccAAAAATAGTATACAAAAAACAAGCCATCTAAATTCTAATTATATTACTCTACAAGATAACAAAATAATCAAACAATAATAATACATGCCCAAGTCacaatgtttatttttaaaatgttcaaaaaataataattctctACCAGttttatctaaatttatttaatcttGTAGTACGTCTATAACGTTGGTGACCTAACCAATTACCGATTCAACAAGTCAAATTGAGCaattcgttttttttttcatttatctataaattgaaaaatgtcAATCTTGAATACATATTTGTGTACACTTTCACATGGAGAAACACACCTTTACAAAGCTTAATTCTGTCGCAAACAAGAAAATATTGCTTCTGGTCCAACATTGGTTGGGTGGCATGACCAACTGGAACAAAAAAGTCACTTTTAATGAACACGAATATTTTTGTACGAACATTTTTTTAAACGTAGGAGGCTGGAGATCATGGTAGATCACACTGTCTGAAACTTCATGAACAGCAAAATTTTAATGTTTGGGTGGGGCGGTTAACTGGAATTTTAAACTTGTTCTAGTTGAAATTATCAGGGTGAAGTATGACTTGAACAATGGTATATGAAACTTTAGGAAAGAACAATGCTAAACAAAAGATTAGCCTTGTGGGAGACAAAATTAACATGCGATATCAAGTTACAGCAGTTGGGAGGGTTCTGCCCATTTTTTATGTGAATATGCCTTTGAAAGGAAAGATTATTGTACATATCTAGTGTACTCAAATTGAGAACCAGTTTCACTTTGACCAATTGCTCCAGTGACGGAAAAGCTTTTTTATCCCCTCTACACAATCAAGGACAAAAAGATCACCCCAGGAGCATTAATTCAACAGTGTCAACATCATACACAAACAAGCAAGCTTCCTTTCCCTCCCCTACCCCCAAACCACCCCCCTCccaacaaaaattcaaaaaactaGTCTTTTATATTACTCCTCAAGCATTGTAAATTTGCACATGAATTAAATACAATGAGAGAATAAGTGAAGGCACGTGCTTATCTAAAAAGAACAATCCACTCAAGTTGACTTTATATGTTGAATTTGGCTCTGGTTCTACAGTGGTAACTTTATTTTGAACTGGGTCAAAAGAATGAAATCTCCGACCCAGGGAGGATTAGACACGAAGCTGAGCTCTTTGGGCAACCAATTCCAATCATTATAACAAACATGTTTTCAATCGTGTCTAGTAAAATGCACAAAGAATAATCACTAACCAATAGCACAGCCCTTCATGATTCCACAGGAGAAAGGAGTGATTGAAttccaaaaacaataaaaagaatTCCACCGGAGAGTGCAACCTGCAAAGTATTGAGTACAACATTAAGATGACATACACGCACTCAGCTTACCGCTATATACCATAGTTGGACACTAAATCCCAAAAAGTGTTCTATTATACTGTATCATTTTTGTTCAGGTGTTGCACTTGCATCCTCTCCATTATTCCATCACCTTTTCCATTTATTCTTATATTCTCTTTGTTCATTACTCTCATTGTTTCTTGGTAGTCtgaaactgattttgaattatttaaacTTGATGCATGAGGACGTTTTAAGATACGaaatattgaatttaaaataagttcACAAAAGAAAAACTGATGGACAACGAGCAGTGAAAATAAAAAGGATTAGAAATTGTTACAATTTTTTCAGATATCCGAGAAGCTAAGCTCTTCCCTCCAACAACAGCAGCAGAGGTGCACAACGCTTGTCCCCTGTGAAAAAGCAATTAACAATTACACTCCGATCATCCAAAATTCCAGGACCTTAAGATTGTGACATATCGTAGATAACATATTTATGCCTCCTGACACACTACACATTTGCAAGGTAAGTAAACATGTATGCAGAATTACAGCAACAAATCATTGATATAACATGTGCACAACGCTTGTCCACTGTGAAAAAGCAATTAACAATTATACTCTCACGTCTAAAATTGCAGGACCTTAAGATTGTAACATATCCTAGATTACATATTTATGCCTCCTAACAAACACTACGCATTTGCAAGGTAAGTAAACATGTATGCAGAATTACAGCAACAAATCATTGAAATAACATGTGCCATCATGGACGACCCAAGGAAAAGTAGTCAAAGACTCGAGGAAATAAGCTGACTCCCAGATGAAGACAATAAAAACCAAAACTTACAGAATCCCCCCGAGAACCACACCAAATGGATTCTCATCTGCAGCCAAACCTATGGTAGCCagctgaaaaagaaaaaaaaaactatgctTAATGAAGTGATCAAGCAGTCTCCATTCTCCAATAAAGGAGCTAATTTAGTATGCTCACCTGGCTCTTGTCACCCCATTCACCAATAAAGGTAATAGAGAATGCCTGCAGAATAGAGATGATAAAGGAGATCAAATTTAACCTAGTTCAGTGTTAAACTGCACAATGTATAAAGATACTACGATTAATAGTCTATTACCCAGTTCAGTTTTCAACCACATACTGTATACAGGTACCACCATTAATAGTTTATTACCTGTAGAAGGATAGGAGAGAAAAACTGAGATAAGAATGACCGTTGCTGCTTTTTCGCGTCATCGTCAACCTGGGAAATGAGACATGGTATATACAATATTAGAACAACAAATATATAGCATTTGAgatttctgttttattttaatatcataaTCAACTAGACACTGGAAATAAGTTGCATAAATTCTCGTTGAGTCCTTAAATCAGGAGTCATCCAATTTcaaattttgcttttgaagattTGCCTAAAAGATGTTATGTGCCTTACCTCATCTCATATTGAACATTTATAAAGAATCTTATTTAAAATCGAGTTATTAAGAGCCTCTTTCTTTGATTATGTAGTAATAGTTGCAATTTCAAACTTCCAAGTATCTATTAACCACTTGATAATCATAAGAGTTATAaagtaaacaaaatatattctattaaataaatatagagCAGGTGTAGGGGCTGCTTACTCAGGTTTATGAATGCAGTTTGTAACCTCCTATGAGctcttttttatcttattttcgTGAAGTTGTAAGAATAAGTTCTTTTTAGCTTGTATCAGTAAGATTCACTGTCAAACTTATGAATATGCTCTCTATTAAACAATATCCTATTGCATAAGTGTTTAACAGTGTTGTTTACCCAAATGGGCCCATTTTATGTCATATGATGCATgccttaaaataaaaaagtatgaGATGAGGACTGAGAAAAAAATAAGGCAATGCAAATTTAATAAAACAGATATTATCTTACCTTGCTACTATTTTTCGTAGCTCCACCATTAGCCTTCCAATCTTGATCCTAATATCAGTACAAGGGTGCTATCAAGAAGACAATAAAAAATCAAcctaaaataagaaataaaaaatagaggTAAAAATATTAACCAATTTAGCTTCAACTTCAGCCAAATCTTGAGCATCCCTGTCCATCAAATGAAATCATTAAGCACAAGTCCAAGATTCAAGCTTATTTTCAATAGAAAAGGGTGAGCAAGTTGATGTGATGGATAAATAATACTCACCCTTGTTCAAATAATGCTTCTTTCAAGGACCAAAGCCCAAACGCCAAGAATAGCAATGTAGTAATGTGATGAGTCCAAGTACGGGAAATCTGCAGAATTATAATAAGATCACTAAAGGCAGAAATCAAGGAAAAAGAGTAATTTAGCCAAACATGAGTTAGATAACACCTCTCTAACGCATATGTGCAAAGATCTATTCTCAATACATACAACCTATTAATCAATGGACTGATACCAT encodes the following:
- the LOC137828476 gene encoding GDT1-like protein 4, whose product is MSSIVQGFTKSLAMTILSEIGDKTFFAAAILAMRHPRRLVLSGCLSALIVMTILSALVGWAAPNLISRTWTHHITTLLFLAFGLWSLKEALFEQGDAQDLAEVEAKLDQDWKANGGATKNSSKVDDDAKKQQRSFLSQFFSPILLQAFSITFIGEWGDKSQLATIGLAADENPFGVVLGGILGQALCTSAAVVGGKSLASRISEKIVALSGGILFIVFGIQSLLSPVES